TTCGCGCGCGCGCCGGGCCGAGGTCATCTCGGCCTTGCGGATGCGATAATGCTCGGCGACCTGCGTCTGGATCTCGTCGATGCTGATCCGCCGCTGGTTGGCGCGCAGCACGTTGGCGAGCACTTCCTCGACGAAGGTCACGTCGATCGTCCGCCCGGTCATCATCGCATAAGCGGCGATCCGGTTGAGCGCGCCCTCGAGCTCGCGGATCGAGGCGGTCAGCCGCTTGGCGAGGAACTGCACCACGTCGCCCGCCATCGACACGCCCGGAAGCAGCGCCAGCTTGGCGAGGATGATGTTGTAGCGAAGCTCGAAGTCGGCTTGGTTGACGTCGGCGACCAGCCCCCAGCTCAGGCGCGACAGGATGCGCGGCGCGATCCCGTCCAAGTCCTGCGGCGCCCGGTCCGAGGTGATCACCAGCCGGCGTCCGGCGGTGATGATCTCGTTCATCGTGTGGAAGAATTCTTCCTGGGTCGATTCCTTCCCGGCGATGAACTGGACGTCGTCGATCAGCAGCAGGTCGGCCGAGCGCAGCCGCTGCTTGAAGCCGATCGTGTCGTTCTCGCGGATCGCGCGGACGAACTCGACCATGAATTTCTCGGCCGACATCGACACCACCAACGCGCCGGGCCGAAGCTCGAGGAAGCGCTGGCCGATGGCGTGCAGCAGGTGAGTCTTCCCGCGCCCGGTGCCGCCGTGGATGAACAGCGGGTTAAAGGTGACGCTGTCGGCCTCGGCGAGAGTCTTGGCGGCGGTCGCCGCGACCTCGTTGGCCTTGCCTATCACGAAATTCGGGAAGCTGTAGCGCGGATCGAAGTTGGGCCGCGGGTGGACCGATGCCGGAACCGCCGGCGCTGGGGCCGGCTCGGCCTCGAGGATCAGCAGCGGCGCCGGGCGCGGCCCACCCTCGCAGGCCACCACGTTGACGTCGCGGACGATCGGCAGGGTCGTCCGCCAGGCGAGCTGCAGCCGCTCGCGGAAGTGGCTGCTGACCCAGTCGGCCATGAATTGCGAAGGCATCACCAGCTCGAGCGCGCCGGTGTCGGGGTCGAACCCGCCCAGCTCGGCGGGCTTGAGCCAGCCGTCAAAAGTCCGGGCGCCACAATCCCGGCGCAGGCCGACTCGAATCGTCTCCCAAGCGGCGACCAGCGGCGACATCGAGCTGTCGCCCGCGTCCCCCTGGTTCAACGACGACCGAGTCTCCTGCACCGCTTCCATGCCTCCCAAATGCCCCGTGTTTTGCACACAGGAGGTCGGCTGCCCGCGCCCCGAGTCGCGTGCCCATCCTGTGCCCTTGAGTGCATCCCCCCAGTGGAATCACTGCCGGAGCCGGTGTTTTTGGAAGCCTCCGCTGCTGGCGGCAAGCGCGATTTTTCACGCAAGTGAAATAAAGCGGCTTGACACGCCTTCCCTCTCGATAACGCGAATTAACGAGAGAAATCGGGCATTTATACCGAGCTGTAGAGAGGGCTGATTTTCCGAATCGCCGGAATCATTACGTTTTTTTGGCGACACGAAAACGGCCGCCGGACGAGGTCCGACGGCCGTCTAAAAACGAGACAGGCTGAGAGCTGGTCTTAGCTCAGCGCGCCAACCCGCTTGGTCAGGCGCGAGAACTTCCGCGCCGCGGTGTTCTTGTGGATGACGCCCCGCGCGACGCCGCGCGCGATCTCCGGCTGCGCCGCCTTGAGCGCCTCGGTCGCCGCGGTCCGATCACCCGCGGTCAGCGCCGACTCGACGGCCTTGATGAAGGTCCGGATGCGGCTGACGCGGCTGTGGTTGATCGTCGCGCGACGATCGTTGCGGCGGATGCGCTTCTTGGCTTGCGGCGTGTTCGCCATGAGGTCGTCAAATCCCTAGCTTGCAAAAGAAAAGCGGCGCGAAGACCAATGGTCCGCACCGGCGTGGGGGCTCCCCTATACGAGCGACGGTAGAGGGTCAACGGCCTAGCGCTGGCAGGCCGGGCAATACCAGGTCGAGCGGCCGCCCTGGACGATCCGCTTCACCGTTCCACCGCACGCACACGGCTCGCCCTCGCGGTCATAGACCGAGAAGGTCTTGGAGAAATAGCCGAGATTGCCGTCGGGCTGCGCATAGTCCCGCAAGGTGGAGCCACCCGCCGCAATCGCCTCGTCGAGCACCGCATGAATCGCCGGCACCAGCTTGCGCAGCCGGTCGAGGCTGATCCGCCCACCCGCCCGCCGCGGGTTGATCCGCGCCCGGTAGAGCGCCTCGCAGACGTAGATATTGCCCAACCCCGCGACGATTCCCTGGTCGAGCAGCAGCAGCTTGATCGCCGCACTCCGCCCCGCCAGCCGCCGCTGCAATTCCTCCGCCGTCAGGTCGAACGGCTCGGGACCCATCCCGTCGAATCCGGCGAAGCGGTCGAGCGCGTCGGTCGGCACGAGGTCGACGCTGCCGAACCGCCGTGGGTCGTTCAGCGCCAGCCGATGCCCGTCGTCGGTCTCGAGCAACAGATGATCGTGCTTGTCGAGTTCGCTCGGGTCGATCCGCCAGCGCCCGCTCATCCCGAGGTGGAAGATCAGCGTGTCCCCCCGATCGGTGTCGATCAGCCCATATTTGGCGCGACGGTGAAGCCCGGTCACCCGCGCGCCGGTCAGCCGCTGGCCGAGGTCGGCGGGGAACGGGCGGCGCAGGTCACCACGACGCGGCTCGACCTGGGTCAGGCGGCGGCCGTCGAGGACGCGCGCCAGCCCGCGCACGGTGGTTTCGACTTCGGGAAGCTCGGGCATCGAGCGCCATATGGCGCGGCTCCCCCGTCCCGGCTAGAGCGCGCCCATGTCCGATCCCGTGAACTTCGGCGACCAGCTCGTCACCCCCGAAGAGAAGACCCGCCGCGTCGGCCACGTCTTCTCGTCGGTCGCCCGCCGCTACGACCTGATGAACGACCTGATGAGTGCGGGCACCCACCGCCTGTGGAAAGACCGCTTTGTCGGCCGCGTGAAGCCTCAGCCGGGCGAACAGATCCTCGATATGGCCGGCGGCACCGGCGACATCGCCTTCCGCATGGCCCGCCGCGGCGCGCTGGTGACCGTCTCCGACATCAACGCCGACATGCTCGGCGTCGGCATGGAACGGGCTGAGCAACGCCACATCGAGGGCCTGTCCTGGTCGCAGCAGAATGCCGAGACGCTGAGCTTCGCCGACCGCCAGTTCGATGCCTACACCATCGCCTTCGGCATCCGGAACGTCACCGACATTCCCAAGGCGCTCCGCGAAGCCCATCGCGTCCTCAAATATGGTGGCCGCCTGTTCGTGCTCGAATTCTCGACGAGTGAATGGCCGGGCTTCGGCCAGGCCTATGAAATGTGGGCCGACAAGGCCATCCCGCGCATCGGCAAGGCCGTCGCCGATGACGAGGAAAGCTATCGCTACCTCGTCGAAAGCATCCGCCGCTTTCCCAAGCCCGACGCCTTCCGCGCGATGATCGAGGACGCCGGCTTCGCCCGCGCCCGGGTCGAGACGCTGATGGGCGGCCTCGTCTGCATCTGGTCGGGCTGGAAGGTTTGACCGCCACCCTCACCCATGTTTCCCGGCTGCTGCGCTGGGGCCGGACCCTCGCGCGCTATGGCGCGCTGCAGGGGATCGAGCGCGACCCGCTGACCCCGCCCGGCGTTCGCCGCCTGCTGCGCGTCGCGCGCTTCGGCCTGCGCCAGCCCGCCGAGCCCGATTACGCCTCCGCACTCCAGGCGATCGGCCCGGCGGCGATCAAGCTTGGGCAGGCGCTGGCGACCCGCCCCGACCTCGTCGGCGAGCGCGCCGCGAACAATCTCCTGCGCCTCCAGGATTCGCTCCCGCCTGCGCCCTTCCCCAAGATCCGCCAGGCGATCGAGCAGGCGCTCGAGGCCCCACTCGAAACCCTCTTCGCGCAGTTCGACGAAGTGCCCGTCGGCGCCGCCTCGATCGCCCAGGTCCACCGCGCGGTCACTATCGAGGGCCGCGAGGTGGCGGTGAAGGTCCTCCGCCCCGGCATCGAGGAGGAGTTCGCCAGGGCGCTCGAGACCTACGAATGGGCCGCCGCCCATGCCGAGAGCCTCGGCGGCGAGGCAGAGCGCCTCCGCCCGCAGATGGTCATCGCCCATTTCCGGCAGTGGACCCGGCGCGAACTCGACCTCAACCGTGAGGCCGCCTCGGCGAGCGAGCTCAAGCAGAACATGGTCGCCGAGCCCGGCTTCTACGTCCCCGAGATCGACTGGAAGCGCACCGCCCGCCGGGTGATGACGCTCGAATGGCTCGACGGCATCAAGCTCAGCAAGCGCGACGACCTGATCGCCGCCGGCCACGACGTCCGCGGCCTCGCCGGAATCCTCGTCCGCGCTTTCCTCCGCCAGGCGGTGATCGACGGCTTCTTCCACGCCGACCTCCACCAGGGCAATTTGTTCGCCCTCCCCGACGGCCGGATTGGCGCCATCGACTTCGGCATCATGGGGCGGATCGACCGCCGCGCCCGCTTCTGGCTCGCCGAAATCCTCTACGGCCTCATCACCGGCAACTATCAGCGCGTCGCAGAAATCCATTTCGAGGCGCAGTACGTTCCGCCGCACCACAACATCGCCGAGTTCACCACGGCGCTCCGCGCCGTCGGCGAGCCGATCCGCGGGCTGCCGGTCAAGGACATCAGTGTCGGGCGCATGCTCGAGGGTCTGTTCGCAATCACCCGCGACTTCGACATGCCGACCCAGCCGCACCTCCTGCTGCTGCAGAAGACCATGGTGATGGAGGAAGGCGTCGCCACCTACCTCGATCCCGACCTCAACATGTGGGAGACCGCCGAGCCCTTCCTGCGCGACTGGATCCGCGGCGAGCTCGGCCCCGAGGCGCATTATGCCGACCGCATCGTCGAGACCGTCCGCGCCTTGAAGAAGCTGCCCGGCCTGATCGACCGCATCGACCATTATTTCCCCGCGCCCGGCGGCGCCCCGCCGCCGATCCCGACCGCCACGGTCGCGGTGGCCGAGCTGCCCCGCCCGCGCTGGCGCGACCTCGTCATCGCACTGGTCGCTGCCGCGATCGGCGCGGCGGTCACAATTCTTCTCCGCTAAGAGGAGATTTGCGACTCACTTCGCGCATGCTAGGCGATTAACCAGTCCTTTCCCGCAACGACTTCTCAAAGGGATCAATCATGGCCGACCGCGTCACCATCACCCTCACCGACCTTCACTGCGAGGCGCAGTCGGAAGCGGGCGGATGTGAACCCTATCTCTTCACCAGCTTCTATTCGATCGACGGCGACCAGGTCGACGTGCAGACCCCGGCCCACCACGACGTCCGCAGCGCCTTCGCCAACGATGTCGAGGCTGGCCAGACCCTCCCCGTCCCGCAGGAAATCGGCACCGCCAGCGTCCACGCCGCCAACGGTGCCCGCATCGGCGTCGTCGCACTGGTGCTCGAGGAAGACCTCGGCCGCGACGTCGCGGTCGACAAGGCGCACTCGGCCTTCCACGCCGAAGTCGAGAACCAGCTCAAGAATTGCGGCGACCGGATCGACCAGGACGCCCTGCGCGAGGCGGTGCTCCAGAAGGTGCGCGGCGCGGTTCACGGCACCTACGATTATTCGGACCTTCACCGCGACCAGGACGACCACCTCGGCCTCGCCGTCCAGGAGATCGGCGACGCCGGTGAGTTCGAGCTACGGCTCGGCTACGACGACGACCGCTTCATCCTCCGCGGCCGCGCCGATCACGCCTGAGTGATTAGGGGGTGCGGTCGCTCAGGCCGCCGCACCCGCCGTGAGCACCGCATCGATGTCGGCGGCCGAGTGCCGCTCGCGCACCTGCAGGTCACCCCGCGTGACGTTGACGATCCGCCCCCGGCTGACGCCCTTGCGCTGATCGAGCTGGCGCGCCCAGCGCATCAGATGCTCATATTCGTGCGCCGCGAGGAAGGTGTCCGCGCCTTCGTAGGTGCGGCCCAGCGCCACCCCACCATACCACGGCCAGATCGCGAAATCGGCGATGCTGATCTCGTCGCCGGCGACATATTCGCTCTCCGCCAGCCGCCGGTCGAGCACGTCCAACTGCCGCTTGGCCTCCATCGCATAGCGGTTGATCGCATATTCGATCTTCACCGGCGCGTAGGCGAAGAAGTGGCCGAACCCGCCGCCGAGGAAGGGCGCCGAACCCATCTGCCACATCAGCCAGCTCAAGGTCCGCGCCCGCGCCGCGCCGCCGCTCGGCAGGAACGCCCCGAACTTCTCCGCCAGATAGACGAGGATCGCCCCGCTCTCGAACACCGGCACCGGCTCGGCGCCCGAGCGGTCGACCAGTGCGGGAATCTTGCTGTTCGGATTGACGCCGACGAAGCCGCTGCCGAACTGGTCGCCCTCCATGATGTTCACCAGCCAGGCGTCATACTCCGCTTGCGCATGGCCGGCGGCGAGCAGCTCTTCGAGCATGATCGTGACCTTCTGTCCGTTCGGCGAGCCGATCGAATAGAGCTGGAAGGGGTGATCTCCGACCGGCAGGTCCTTGTCATGGGTGGGGCCGGCGATCGGCCGGTTGATGCTGGCGAACTGCCCGCCATTCTCCCCTTCCCAGCTCCAGACCTTGGGCGGGGTATATTCGGTATCGGCCATCGTCGCGTCTCCCTCGCTCTGGCGGAGCTTGAGCCGCAGGTAGGATGCCGACTGTCCGCTTTCCAGCTTGCCCTCGACAGCGCGGGGATTCCCAAGCTAACCCGCGCCCACCCATGGCGCGCATCCTGCTCATCGTCGGTGGCGGCATCGCGGCGTTCAAGGCCGCCGAGCTGATCCGCCTCGCCCGCCGCCAAGGCCATAGCGTCACCCCGGTGCTCACCGCCGGCGGCGCGCATTTCGTCACCCCGATGACCCTCGCCGCGCTGGCCGAGAGTCCGGTCTACACTTCGCTGTGGGACCTCAAGGACGAGACCGAGATGGGGCACATCCAGCTGTCCCGCGCGGCCGACCTGGTACTGGTCTGCCCGGCGACCGCCGACCTCCTCGCCAAGATGGCCGCGGGGATCGCCGACGACCTCGCCACCACCCTCCTCCTCGCCACCGACAAGCCGGTGGTCGCCGCCCCGGCGATGAACGTCCGCATGTGGCTCCACGCCGCCACCCAGGCCAACGTCGCCACCCTGCGCGCGCGGGGCGTCACCGTGATCGAGCCGACCGAAGGCGAGATGGCCTGCGGCGAATATGGCCCGGGCCGCCTGCCGGAGCCGGCCGACATCCTCGCCCAACTCAATCTGAGCCAAGCGAACCCGCTCGTCCCGAGCGAAGTCGAGGGGCGTTTCGCGATACGCACCTCGACTACGGCTTCGCCTCCGCTCGGCACGAGCGCTAACGGGGGGCTCGGCGCTAACGCACTGGCCGGCACTCACATCCTCGTCACCGCCGGCCCCACCCACGAGCCGATCGACCCCGTCCGCGTCATCGCCAACCGCTCCTCGGGCCGCCAGGGTTTCGCCATCGCCGCCGCTGCCGCCGAGGCCGGCGCCCGGGTCACCCTGATCGCCGGTCCCGTCCACCTGCCGACCCCCGGCGGGGTCGCCCGGATCGATGTCGAGACCGCCGAGCAGATGCTCGCCGCGGTCGAGGCGGCGCTCCCCTGCGACGCCGCCATCCTCGTCGCCGCCGTCGCCGACTGGAAGGTCGCCGCCTCGCCATCCAAGCTCAAAAAGGGCGACGGTCCGCCCGAGATCAAACTACTGCCCAACCCCGACATCCTGCGCACGCTCGCCAGCCACCCTGAGCGCCCGCGCCTGCTGGTCGGCTTCGCCGCCGAGACCGACGATCTGCTCGCCAATGCCGCGGCCAAGCGCGCGGCCAAGGGCGCCGACTGGATCGTCGCCAACGACGTCTCGGGGGACGTCATGGGAGGCACGCACAATCACGTCCACCTCGTCACCGCCGCCGGCACCGAAGACTGGTCCGAAGCCCCCAAACAGGACGTGGCGCGGCGGCTGATCGCCCGCGTCGCCGAGGAACTGAAAGCCCGATGATCCGCATCCAGATTGCCCGCTTGCCCCACGGCGAGGGACTGCCCCTGCCCGCCTACGCCACCCCCGGCGCCGCCGGCATGGACGTGGTCGCGGCCGAGGATCTCGACCTCCAGCCCGGCCAGCGCCACGCGGTCGCGACCGGCTTCAAGGTCGCCATTCCCGACGGCTACGAGATCCAGGTCCGCCCCCGCTCGGGACTCGCACTCAAGCATGGCGTGTCGGTGCCCAACACCCCCGGCACGATCGACAACGATTATCGCGGCGAATTGAAGATCATCATGATCAACCTGGGCGACCAGCCCTTCCCGGTCCGCCGCGGCGAGCGAATCGCCCAGCTTGTTCCGGCGGCGGTCACGCAGGCCGGCTGGGATGAAGTCGCCGAACTCAACGAGACGACCCGCGGCGACGGCGGGTTCGGCAGCACGGGGCGCTAGGTGAATCGCTCGTACCGAGCGGAGGCGAAGCCGCAGTCGAGGTGCGTCTCGCACAACGCCCCTCGACGTCGCTCGGGACGAGCGGAAATGCCATGTCGCTGACCGACGACGAGCTCACCCGCTATGCCCGCCAGATCGTCCTGCCCCAGTTCGGCGGCACCGGGCAGCAGCGCCTCAAGGCCGCCAGCGTCTGCGTGGTCGGCGCAGGCGGGATCGGCTGCGCCGTCATCCCCGCGCTGGCTGGCGCCGGCGTCGGCCGGCTGACGATCATCGACGGCGACACGGTCGACCTCTCCAATCTCCACCGCCAGCCGCTCTATCGCACCCGCGAAGCCGGTGAGCCCAAGGCCGCGCTCGCGGCGCAATTCGTCCGACGGTTGAACCCCCACGTCCTCCTCGACGCCATCGAGCGCCGGATCGACGCCGCCAACGTTGCCGATCTGCTCGCCGGCCACGACCTCGTCATCGACGGCACCGACAATTTCGCCACCCGGCTGATCGTCAGCGACGCCTGCGTCCGGCTCGGCATCCCGCTGATCAGCGCCGCCGCCCAGCAGTTCCAGGGCCAGCTCGGCCTGTTCCGCGGCCAGCCCTGCTATCGCTGCTTCGTCGGCGAGGCATTTGACGCAGACGATTGCGACAATTGCGCAGAATTGGGCGTCCTCGGAGCGCTCACCGGCATCATGGGCAACGCCGCCGCCCTCCTCGCCATCCGCGCGCTGGCGCAAGTCGGCGACGATCCGGCGGGCAAGCTGCAACTGTTCGACGGCGAGGCCGGCGAGTGGCGCACCATGCGCCTCCCCGCCGACCCTTCCTGCAAGAGCTGCGGGATTTAGGCCTTTTTCTTCGCCGGCTTCTTGGCCGGAGCCTTTTTCGCGGCGGCCTTCTTCGCCGGCGCCTTCTTGCGGCCCTTGCCCTTGGCCGGCCCCTTGGCCGCCTTTTCGTCGATCAGCACGACCGCCTCGGCCAGCGTCACCGCCTTGGGATCGGCGCTCTTGGGCAGCGTCGCATGGGTCTCGCCGTCGGTGACATAGGGCCCGAAGCGGCCTTCCATCACCTTGAGTTCCTTACCGCTTTCCGGATGCGCGCCCAGCACCGCGAGCGGCTCGCGAGCCGCCCCGCGGCCCTTGCCGGCCCCGCTCGCCGCGTCGGCCAGCTTGGCCACCGCCGCATTCATGCCGGTCTCGAACACCTCGGCGGTGCTGCCCAGCCGGGCATATTTGCCCTGGTGGACGAGGTAGGGCCCGTAGCGCCCGATCGAGGCGCTGATCGGCTCGCCCGTCTCCGGATGCGGCCCGATCGCGCGCGGCAGGCTTAGCAGCTTCTTCGCCCAGTCGAGGTCTAGGTCGGCCAGCGGCACGTCCTTGGGAATGGAGGCGCGCTTTTCGCCCTGCTCGACATAAGGTCCGAAGCGCCCGCTCTTGAGGACGATGCCCTCGCCCAGCTCCTGCGGCCCGTCGCTCCCGCCCTCGGCCCCGGTCTCCCCGAGCTTTCGGGTATATTTGCAGTCGGGATAGTTGGAGCAGGCGACGAACGCCCCGAACTTACCACCCCGCAACGCTAGCCGCCCGGTCCCGCAGTTGGGGCACAGCCGCGGGTCCGAGCCATCGCCCTTGTCGGGGAACAGCCACGGCGCGAGGAACTCGTCGAGCGCCGCGGTCACTTCCGACGGCTTCTGCTCGGTCACCTCGCCCGCCTTGGGCTTAAAGTCCTTCCAGAACCCTTCGAGCAGCTTGACCCAGTCGAGCCGTCCGCCCGACACGTCGTCGAGCTCTTCCTCGAGCTCCGCCGTGTAGTCGTAGCTGACGTAACGCTCGAAGAAGCGCTCGAGGAAGGCCGTCACCAGCCGTCCGCTCTCCTCAGGAATGAACCGGTTCTTCTCGAGCCGGACGTATTCGCGGTCCTTGAGCGTCTGCAGCGTCGCCGCATAAGTCGAGGGCCGCCCGATGCCGAGCTCCTCGAGCCGCTTGACCAGGCTCGCCTCCGAAAAGCGCGGCGGCGGCTGGGTGAAGCTCTGCACCGCGTCGACCCCGCGCTTGGCCGGCGCGTCGCCGCTCCGCAGCAGCGGCATCCGCGCGCTCTCCTCGTCGGCGACGTCGTCGCGACCTTCGTCGTAGAGCGTCATGAAGCCGGGGAAGAGCACCACCTGCCCCGTCGCCCGCAGCGTCGCGCGGCCCGCGCCGTCGACCAGCTCGACCGTGGTCCGCTCAAGCCGCGCCGACGC
The Sphingomonas ginsengisoli An et al. 2013 genome window above contains:
- the ubiB gene encoding 2-polyprenylphenol 6-hydroxylase, which gives rise to MTATLTHVSRLLRWGRTLARYGALQGIERDPLTPPGVRRLLRVARFGLRQPAEPDYASALQAIGPAAIKLGQALATRPDLVGERAANNLLRLQDSLPPAPFPKIRQAIEQALEAPLETLFAQFDEVPVGAASIAQVHRAVTIEGREVAVKVLRPGIEEEFARALETYEWAAAHAESLGGEAERLRPQMVIAHFRQWTRRELDLNREAASASELKQNMVAEPGFYVPEIDWKRTARRVMTLEWLDGIKLSKRDDLIAAGHDVRGLAGILVRAFLRQAVIDGFFHADLHQGNLFALPDGRIGAIDFGIMGRIDRRARFWLAEILYGLITGNYQRVAEIHFEAQYVPPHHNIAEFTTALRAVGEPIRGLPVKDISVGRMLEGLFAITRDFDMPTQPHLLLLQKTMVMEEGVATYLDPDLNMWETAEPFLRDWIRGELGPEAHYADRIVETVRALKKLPGLIDRIDHYFPAPGGAPPPIPTATVAVAELPRPRWRDLVIALVAAAIGAAVTILLR
- a CDS encoding class I SAM-dependent methyltransferase, whose translation is MSDPVNFGDQLVTPEEKTRRVGHVFSSVARRYDLMNDLMSAGTHRLWKDRFVGRVKPQPGEQILDMAGGTGDIAFRMARRGALVTVSDINADMLGVGMERAEQRHIEGLSWSQQNAETLSFADRQFDAYTIAFGIRNVTDIPKALREAHRVLKYGGRLFVLEFSTSEWPGFGQAYEMWADKAIPRIGKAVADDEESYRYLVESIRRFPKPDAFRAMIEDAGFARARVETLMGGLVCIWSGWKV
- the dnaA gene encoding chromosomal replication initiator protein DnaA; amino-acid sequence: MSPLVAAWETIRVGLRRDCGARTFDGWLKPAELGGFDPDTGALELVMPSQFMADWVSSHFRERLQLAWRTTLPIVRDVNVVACEGGPRPAPLLILEAEPAPAPAVPASVHPRPNFDPRYSFPNFVIGKANEVAATAAKTLAEADSVTFNPLFIHGGTGRGKTHLLHAIGQRFLELRPGALVVSMSAEKFMVEFVRAIRENDTIGFKQRLRSADLLLIDDVQFIAGKESTQEEFFHTMNEIITAGRRLVITSDRAPQDLDGIAPRILSRLSWGLVADVNQADFELRYNIILAKLALLPGVSMAGDVVQFLAKRLTASIRELEGALNRIAAYAMMTGRTIDVTFVEEVLANVLRANQRRISIDEIQTQVAEHYRIRKAEMTSARRAREVARPRQVAMYLSKQLTPKSLPDIGRRFGGRDHTTVIHAVRQIEKLRALDPEIDAAIRLLTRQLEG
- the mutM gene encoding bifunctional DNA-formamidopyrimidine glycosylase/DNA-(apurinic or apyrimidinic site) lyase, coding for MPELPEVETTVRGLARVLDGRRLTQVEPRRGDLRRPFPADLGQRLTGARVTGLHRRAKYGLIDTDRGDTLIFHLGMSGRWRIDPSELDKHDHLLLETDDGHRLALNDPRRFGSVDLVPTDALDRFAGFDGMGPEPFDLTAEELQRRLAGRSAAIKLLLLDQGIVAGLGNIYVCEALYRARINPRRAGGRISLDRLRKLVPAIHAVLDEAIAAGGSTLRDYAQPDGNLGYFSKTFSVYDREGEPCACGGTVKRIVQGGRSTWYCPACQR
- a CDS encoding bifunctional phosphopantothenoylcysteine decarboxylase/phosphopantothenate synthase, giving the protein MARILLIVGGGIAAFKAAELIRLARRQGHSVTPVLTAGGAHFVTPMTLAALAESPVYTSLWDLKDETEMGHIQLSRAADLVLVCPATADLLAKMAAGIADDLATTLLLATDKPVVAAPAMNVRMWLHAATQANVATLRARGVTVIEPTEGEMACGEYGPGRLPEPADILAQLNLSQANPLVPSEVEGRFAIRTSTTASPPLGTSANGGLGANALAGTHILVTAGPTHEPIDPVRVIANRSSGRQGFAIAAAAAEAGARVTLIAGPVHLPTPGGVARIDVETAEQMLAAVEAALPCDAAILVAAVADWKVAASPSKLKKGDGPPEIKLLPNPDILRTLASHPERPRLLVGFAAETDDLLANAAAKRAAKGADWIVANDVSGDVMGGTHNHVHLVTAAGTEDWSEAPKQDVARRLIARVAEELKAR
- the dut gene encoding dUTP diphosphatase, which produces MIRIQIARLPHGEGLPLPAYATPGAAGMDVVAAEDLDLQPGQRHAVATGFKVAIPDGYEIQVRPRSGLALKHGVSVPNTPGTIDNDYRGELKIIMINLGDQPFPVRRGERIAQLVPAAVTQAGWDEVAELNETTRGDGGFGSTGR
- the topA gene encoding type I DNA topoisomerase — its product is MKLVVVESPAKAKTIEKYLGPGHRVLASYGHVRDLPPKDGSVDPDHDFAMEWETYPDKAKQLKAITDEAKKASALILATDPDREGEAISWHVQEVLRKRKALPAAVERVTFNAITKSAVTEAMGRPRELDTDLIDAYRARRALDYLVGFTLSPILWRKLPGAKSAGRVQSVALRLIVDREREIELFKPQEYWSVSAQFEQDGQSFTARLVGLDGKKIDRLTIGDEGSAKAAKDVVEAGRFTVQSVETKPLSRNPPPPFTTSTLQQEAARKLGFAASHTMRVAQQLYEDGLITYMRTDGVQMADEAISAARKAVATRYDAGYLPDKPRHYATKAKNAQEAHEAIRPTDFSKAKAASGDHGRLYELVYNRALASQMASARLERTTVELVDGAGRATLRATGQVVLFPGFMTLYDEGRDDVADEESARMPLLRSGDAPAKRGVDAVQSFTQPPPRFSEASLVKRLEELGIGRPSTYAATLQTLKDREYVRLEKNRFIPEESGRLVTAFLERFFERYVSYDYTAELEEELDDVSGGRLDWVKLLEGFWKDFKPKAGEVTEQKPSEVTAALDEFLAPWLFPDKGDGSDPRLCPNCGTGRLALRGGKFGAFVACSNYPDCKYTRKLGETGAEGGSDGPQELGEGIVLKSGRFGPYVEQGEKRASIPKDVPLADLDLDWAKKLLSLPRAIGPHPETGEPISASIGRYGPYLVHQGKYARLGSTAEVFETGMNAAVAKLADAASGAGKGRGAAREPLAVLGAHPESGKELKVMEGRFGPYVTDGETHATLPKSADPKAVTLAEAVVLIDEKAAKGPAKGKGRKKAPAKKAAAKKAPAKKPAKKKA
- the yghU gene encoding glutathione-dependent disulfide-bond oxidoreductase; this encodes MADTEYTPPKVWSWEGENGGQFASINRPIAGPTHDKDLPVGDHPFQLYSIGSPNGQKVTIMLEELLAAGHAQAEYDAWLVNIMEGDQFGSGFVGVNPNSKIPALVDRSGAEPVPVFESGAILVYLAEKFGAFLPSGGAARARTLSWLMWQMGSAPFLGGGFGHFFAYAPVKIEYAINRYAMEAKRQLDVLDRRLAESEYVAGDEISIADFAIWPWYGGVALGRTYEGADTFLAAHEYEHLMRWARQLDQRKGVSRGRIVNVTRGDLQVRERHSAADIDAVLTAGAAA
- the rpsT gene encoding 30S ribosomal protein S20, which codes for MANTPQAKKRIRRNDRRATINHSRVSRIRTFIKAVESALTAGDRTAATEALKAAQPEIARGVARGVIHKNTAARKFSRLTKRVGALS
- a CDS encoding HesA/MoeB/ThiF family protein; its protein translation is MSLTDDELTRYARQIVLPQFGGTGQQRLKAASVCVVGAGGIGCAVIPALAGAGVGRLTIIDGDTVDLSNLHRQPLYRTREAGEPKAALAAQFVRRLNPHVLLDAIERRIDAANVADLLAGHDLVIDGTDNFATRLIVSDACVRLGIPLISAAAQQFQGQLGLFRGQPCYRCFVGEAFDADDCDNCAELGVLGALTGIMGNAAALLAIRALAQVGDDPAGKLQLFDGEAGEWRTMRLPADPSCKSCGI